In one Sphingomonas sp. S1-29 genomic region, the following are encoded:
- a CDS encoding uroporphyrinogen-III synthase, translating to MRIVVLRPEPGNTATCARIAEAGMTAVAMPLFAVTPLAWEAPDPARFDSLLLTSANAVRHAGAALPTLAALPTVVVGEATAEAARAAGLNVVAVGGSDADAARRELDRLGLARALHMCGRDHLLDPGGPIAAVIPVYASVETTDRIDLSPGDLALVHSPRAARRLAALVADRAAISVVAISPRAAHAAGNGWRQVSIAATPDDPALIAAALAAH from the coding sequence GTGCGGATCGTCGTCCTGCGCCCCGAACCGGGCAATACCGCAACCTGCGCGCGGATCGCCGAAGCGGGCATGACGGCGGTGGCGATGCCGCTGTTCGCGGTAACCCCGCTAGCCTGGGAAGCACCCGATCCGGCGCGCTTCGATTCGCTGCTCCTCACCAGCGCCAACGCGGTACGCCACGCCGGCGCCGCGCTGCCGACGCTCGCGGCGCTGCCAACCGTCGTCGTCGGCGAAGCCACCGCCGAAGCCGCGCGGGCCGCGGGGCTGAACGTCGTCGCGGTCGGCGGCAGCGACGCCGATGCGGCGCGGCGCGAACTCGACCGCCTTGGCTTGGCGCGCGCGCTGCATATGTGCGGCCGCGATCACCTGCTCGACCCCGGCGGCCCGATCGCGGCGGTGATCCCGGTCTATGCCAGCGTCGAAACCACCGACCGGATCGACCTGTCGCCCGGCGACCTCGCGCTGGTCCACTCGCCCCGCGCCGCGCGCCGCCTTGCCGCGCTCGTCGCCGACCGCGCAGCGATAAGTGTCGTCGCGATCAGCCCCCGTGCCGCGCACGCCGCCGGCAACGGCTGGCGGCAGGTGTCGATCGCTGCCACCCCCGATGACCCGGCGCTCATCGCCGCCGCCCTCGCCGCGCATTGA
- the hemC gene encoding hydroxymethylbilane synthase yields MKTPFRIGTRGSPLALTQANMVRALLAAAHDRDPLDFEIVPIRTTGDRVQDRPLAEIGGKALWTKELDRALLDGEIDCAVHSLKDVETIRPDAIALRAILPRADVRDRLVGAASIDDLPQGARIGTSSPRRAAQMRKLRPDLVIVPFRGNVDTRIGKLAADEADATLLAAAGLERLGRDDVGVAIPLDQMLPAPSQGAIGIEVRAADEDAIATVAAIDDADTHACVMVERALLAALQADCHSPVAALARIEGGRITLSAELLSEDGGAHVAGRIEGTGPAIAADLARDLLARAPEPVRQRFGG; encoded by the coding sequence ATGAAGACGCCCTTCCGCATCGGCACGCGCGGTTCGCCGCTGGCTCTCACCCAGGCGAACATGGTCCGCGCGCTGCTCGCCGCCGCGCACGACCGCGATCCGCTCGACTTCGAAATCGTCCCGATCCGCACCACCGGTGATCGCGTGCAGGACCGCCCGCTCGCCGAAATCGGCGGCAAGGCTTTGTGGACCAAGGAGCTCGATCGCGCGCTGCTCGATGGCGAGATCGATTGCGCGGTGCATTCGCTCAAGGATGTCGAGACGATCCGCCCCGATGCGATCGCGCTGCGCGCGATCCTGCCGCGCGCCGATGTCCGCGACCGGCTGGTGGGTGCCGCCTCGATCGACGACCTGCCGCAGGGCGCGCGGATCGGCACCAGCAGCCCGCGTCGCGCCGCGCAGATGCGCAAGCTCCGCCCCGACCTGGTGATCGTGCCGTTTCGCGGCAATGTCGACACGCGGATCGGCAAGCTCGCCGCCGACGAAGCCGATGCGACGCTGCTCGCTGCCGCCGGGCTCGAACGGCTCGGCCGCGACGATGTCGGGGTGGCGATCCCGCTCGACCAGATGCTGCCGGCCCCCAGCCAGGGCGCGATCGGCATTGAGGTGCGCGCCGCCGACGAAGACGCGATCGCGACCGTCGCGGCGATCGACGATGCCGACACCCATGCCTGCGTGATGGTCGAACGCGCGTTGCTCGCGGCGTTGCAGGCCGATTGCCACTCGCCGGTCGCCGCGCTCGCGCGGATCGAGGGCGGGCGAATCACGTTGTCGGCCGAGTTGCTGTCCGAAGATGGCGGCGCGCATGTCGCGGGCAGGATCGAGGGCACCGGCCCCGCCATCGCCGCCGATCTGGCGCGCGACCTGCTAGCGCGTGCGCCCGAACCCGTCCGCCAGCGCTTCGGCGGCTAG
- the tsaD gene encoding tRNA (adenosine(37)-N6)-threonylcarbamoyltransferase complex transferase subunit TsaD — translation MALILGIESSCDETAVALVSSDRTILSHKLAGQEAAHAPYGGVVPEIAARAHADVLPPLIEAALAEAGVALRDVDAIAATAGPGLIGGVMVGLVTGKALALAAGKPLVAVNHLEGHALSPRLVDADLAFPYLLLLVSGGHCQLLLVKGVGDYARLATTIDDAAGEAFDKTAKLLGLGFPGGPAVERAAASGDARAVPLPRPLLGSAEPHFSFAGLKSAVARAADSGQYRAEDIAASFSQAVIDCLIDRTRRAIQTSTPPFETNSLDIVRPAALVVAGGVAANRGVRSALEQLALEHGMRFVAPPLWLCTDNAAMIAWAGAERFAAGLTDPLDVAARPRWPLDPLAEPVRGAGVKA, via the coding sequence ATGGCGCTCATCCTCGGCATCGAATCGAGTTGCGACGAGACCGCGGTTGCGCTGGTGTCGAGCGACCGCACGATCCTTTCGCACAAATTGGCGGGGCAGGAGGCCGCGCACGCGCCCTATGGCGGCGTCGTTCCCGAAATCGCCGCGCGCGCGCATGCCGATGTGCTGCCGCCGCTGATCGAGGCGGCGCTGGCCGAAGCCGGGGTGGCGCTGCGCGACGTCGATGCGATCGCCGCCACCGCGGGGCCGGGGCTGATCGGCGGGGTGATGGTCGGGCTGGTGACGGGCAAGGCGCTGGCGCTGGCGGCGGGCAAGCCGTTGGTGGCGGTCAACCACCTCGAAGGCCATGCGCTGAGCCCGCGGCTGGTCGATGCCGATCTCGCCTTTCCCTATCTGCTGCTGCTGGTGTCGGGCGGGCATTGCCAGTTGCTGCTGGTCAAGGGCGTCGGCGATTATGCGCGGCTGGCCACCACGATCGACGATGCCGCGGGCGAGGCGTTCGACAAGACCGCGAAGCTGCTCGGGCTGGGCTTTCCCGGTGGCCCCGCAGTCGAGCGCGCGGCGGCCTCGGGCGATGCGCGCGCGGTGCCGTTGCCGCGCCCGCTGCTGGGATCGGCCGAGCCGCATTTCTCGTTCGCTGGATTGAAGAGCGCGGTCGCGCGGGCGGCTGATTCGGGGCAATATCGTGCCGAGGACATTGCCGCATCGTTCAGCCAGGCGGTGATCGATTGCCTGATCGACCGCACCCGCCGGGCCATCCAGACCAGCACCCCTCCTTTCGAAACGAACAGTTTGGACATTGTGCGCCCCGCGGCTTTGGTGGTCGCGGGTGGGGTCGCGGCGAATCGCGGGGTGCGCTCGGCGCTCGAGCAATTGGCGCTCGAGCATGGCATGCGGTTCGTCGCGCCGCCCTTGTGGCTGTGCACCGACAATGCCGCGATGATCGCCTGGGCGGGGGCCGAGCGCTTCGCCGCAGGGCTGACCGATCCATTGGACGTGGCCGCGCGCCCGCGCTGGCCGCTCGATCCGCTGGCCGAACCGGTCCGCGGCGCAGGGGTGAAAGCATGA
- a CDS encoding NAD(P)H-dependent glycerol-3-phosphate dehydrogenase: MKIGVIGGGAWGTALAQVAAQGGEPVLLWAREAPVVASINADRVNAMFLDRVRLSAAIRATEDLGDLAECEALLVVVPTQHVAGVLAQIEVAGRPLVLCAKGIEAGTQRLVSEIAADACPDSPIAVLSGPTFAHEVAAGKPTAVTLACGDKALREALADRLSGPALRPYLSDDVVGAEIGGAVKNVLAIACGVVEGAGLGLNARAALIARGFAEMTRFGLARGGRAETLAGLSGLGDLVLTCSSTNSRNFSLGVGIGSGRSAADLLADRRTVAEGAFTAPVLRAAAAAAGVDMPVTDAVCALLEGAHVTAIVERLLARPLKVEG; the protein is encoded by the coding sequence ATGAAGATCGGGGTCATCGGTGGGGGCGCGTGGGGGACCGCGCTGGCGCAGGTCGCGGCGCAGGGCGGCGAGCCGGTGCTGCTATGGGCGCGCGAGGCGCCGGTGGTGGCGAGCATCAACGCCGACCGGGTGAACGCGATGTTCCTCGATCGCGTGCGGCTGTCGGCGGCGATCCGCGCGACCGAGGATCTGGGCGACCTCGCCGAATGCGAGGCTCTGTTGGTGGTCGTGCCGACGCAGCATGTCGCTGGCGTGCTCGCGCAGATCGAGGTTGCCGGGCGGCCCTTGGTGCTGTGCGCCAAGGGGATCGAGGCGGGGACGCAGCGGCTCGTCAGCGAGATCGCCGCCGACGCCTGCCCCGATTCGCCGATCGCGGTGCTGTCGGGGCCGACCTTCGCGCACGAGGTGGCGGCGGGAAAGCCGACCGCGGTGACGCTGGCGTGCGGCGACAAGGCATTGCGCGAGGCGCTCGCCGATCGGCTCTCGGGTCCCGCGCTTCGGCCCTATCTGTCCGACGACGTGGTCGGCGCCGAGATCGGCGGCGCGGTGAAGAACGTGCTGGCGATCGCGTGCGGCGTGGTCGAGGGCGCGGGGCTGGGACTCAACGCCCGCGCGGCGCTGATCGCGCGCGGCTTTGCCGAGATGACGCGGTTTGGGCTGGCGCGCGGTGGCCGCGCCGAGACGCTTGCCGGGCTGTCGGGCCTTGGCGATCTGGTGCTGACCTGCTCGTCGACCAATTCGCGCAATTTCTCGCTGGGCGTGGGGATCGGATCGGGGCGAAGCGCCGCCGACCTGCTCGCCGACCGGCGGACGGTGGCCGAGGGCGCCTTCACCGCGCCGGTGCTGCGCGCGGCGGCGGCGGCGGCGGGGGTCGACATGCCGGTGACCGACGCGGTGTGCGCGCTGCTCGAGGGCGCGCATGTGACGGCGATCGTCGAGCGGCTGCTGGCGCGACCGTTGAAGGTCGAGGGATAG
- a CDS encoding DUF1674 domain-containing protein — MGTRPAHVKPPAYLSKSPPVPQPEPVPPPQDDPMGKNPVRYGDWELKGIAIDF; from the coding sequence ATGGGCACCCGCCCCGCTCATGTGAAGCCCCCCGCCTATTTGTCGAAAAGCCCCCCCGTGCCGCAGCCCGAACCCGTCCCGCCGCCACAGGACGATCCGATGGGCAAGAACCCGGTGCGCTATGGCGACTGGGAACTCAAAGGCATCGCGATCGACTTTTAA
- a CDS encoding RsmB/NOP family class I SAM-dependent RNA methyltransferase: protein MARPQLELPADAPGVPARRAALKLLDAVLRQGKALEAALDRAAANLPANDRGLAHAIAAEVLRFLSDLDALIDSATRNRIPDDAKARFALRIALAQVLRLGTPPHAAISTVLPLVDGGPRKLVHGVFGALMRQGVTLPETPALPDPAALRWEAQHGSAMVEAAMAAIAQPPATDLTLADPAATDEWVAKLEGVSLFPGHVRLPAGKQITALPGFDAGAWWVQDLAASLPARLLGKGEGNALDLCAAPGGKTLQLASQGWRTIAVDMSESRLARLRDNLGRTRLEAEIVCADLREWKPAAPADAVLLDAPCSATGIFRRHPDVLHRVRPSLIAETAALQRELLGRAAEWVRVGGRLVYAVCSLERSEGEEQVADFLGRHRHFAIDPVGQAELPAGVAPNPDGTVRTLPGMLADQGGLDGFFIARMIRTA, encoded by the coding sequence ATGGCGCGTCCCCAACTCGAACTCCCCGCCGATGCCCCCGGCGTCCCCGCACGGCGTGCTGCGCTCAAGCTGCTCGATGCGGTGCTGCGGCAGGGCAAGGCGCTCGAGGCGGCGCTCGATCGTGCGGCGGCGAACCTGCCCGCCAACGACCGCGGACTGGCGCATGCGATCGCCGCCGAAGTGCTGCGCTTCCTCTCCGATCTCGACGCGCTGATCGATTCTGCGACGCGCAACCGTATCCCTGACGATGCCAAGGCGCGGTTCGCGCTGCGGATCGCGCTGGCACAGGTGCTTCGGCTGGGCACCCCGCCGCATGCCGCGATCTCGACGGTGTTGCCGTTGGTCGACGGCGGGCCGCGCAAGCTGGTGCATGGTGTGTTCGGGGCGCTGATGCGGCAGGGGGTTACGCTGCCCGAGACGCCCGCTTTGCCCGATCCCGCAGCGCTGCGCTGGGAAGCCCAGCATGGCAGCGCGATGGTCGAGGCGGCGATGGCGGCGATCGCGCAGCCGCCGGCGACCGACCTGACGCTCGCCGATCCCGCGGCGACCGACGAATGGGTCGCCAAGCTGGAAGGCGTCAGCCTGTTTCCCGGCCATGTTCGGCTGCCGGCGGGCAAGCAGATCACCGCGCTGCCCGGGTTCGATGCCGGCGCATGGTGGGTGCAGGATCTCGCGGCGTCACTTCCGGCACGACTTTTGGGGAAGGGCGAGGGCAATGCGCTCGATCTATGCGCCGCGCCCGGCGGCAAGACCTTGCAGCTCGCGAGCCAGGGTTGGCGCACGATTGCGGTCGATATGAGCGAAAGTCGTCTGGCGCGACTTCGCGATAATCTGGGTCGGACGCGGCTGGAGGCCGAGATTGTCTGCGCCGATCTGCGCGAATGGAAGCCGGCGGCGCCCGCCGATGCGGTGCTGCTCGACGCGCCATGCAGCGCGACCGGAATCTTCCGCCGCCACCCCGATGTGCTGCACCGCGTTCGCCCCAGCCTGATCGCGGAGACTGCAGCGTTGCAGCGTGAGTTGCTGGGGCGTGCCGCCGAATGGGTGCGGGTTGGCGGGCGGCTGGTCTATGCGGTGTGTTCGCTCGAACGCTCCGAGGGCGAGGAGCAGGTCGCCGATTTCCTCGGCCGGCATCGCCATTTCGCGATCGATCCGGTGGGCCAGGCCGAGCTTCCCGCTGGCGTCGCGCCCAATCCCGACGGCACTGTACGCACGCTGCCGGGGATGCTCGCGGATCAAGGCGGGCTCGACGGCTTCTTCATCGCGCGGATGATCCGAACCGCTTGA
- the rpe gene encoding ribulose-phosphate 3-epimerase, whose amino-acid sequence MQQPVRIAPSILSADFARLGEEVRAIDAAGADWIHVDVMDGHFVPNITIGPAVVKALRPHTAKPFDVHLMISPIDAYLDAFAEAGADTITVHPEAGPHLHRTIQRIKGLGLRAGVVLNPATPAKMLDYVLEEVDLVLVMGVNPGFGGQSFIPSQLRKIAAIRNSIDKLGKSIDLQVDGGVDRSNCREVIAAGADALVAGTATFKGGPSAYADNIRALRGG is encoded by the coding sequence ATGCAGCAACCTGTCCGTATCGCGCCATCGATCCTTTCCGCCGACTTTGCACGGCTGGGCGAAGAGGTGCGCGCGATCGACGCCGCGGGCGCCGACTGGATCCATGTCGATGTGATGGACGGGCATTTCGTGCCCAACATCACGATCGGCCCCGCGGTGGTGAAGGCGCTGCGCCCGCACACCGCCAAGCCGTTCGACGTTCATCTGATGATCTCGCCGATCGACGCCTATCTCGACGCCTTCGCCGAGGCGGGTGCCGATACGATCACCGTGCACCCTGAGGCGGGGCCGCATCTGCATCGCACGATCCAGCGGATCAAGGGGCTGGGGCTGCGCGCGGGCGTGGTGCTCAACCCGGCGACCCCCGCCAAGATGCTCGATTATGTGCTCGAGGAGGTCGATCTGGTGCTGGTGATGGGGGTGAACCCCGGCTTTGGCGGCCAGAGCTTCATTCCGAGCCAATTGCGCAAGATCGCCGCGATCCGCAATTCGATCGATAAATTGGGCAAGTCGATTGATTTGCAGGTCGATGGCGGGGTCGACCGGTCGAACTGCCGCGAGGTGATCGCCGCGGGCGCCGACGCGCTGGTCGCGGGCACTGCGACCTTCAAGGGCGGGCCGAGCGCCTATGCCGACAATATCCGCGCCTTGAGGGGCGGGTGA
- a CDS encoding heparinase II/III family protein has product MSDLPPIEPGADGIEQGKRLIRQDSDKGLSLSERIAEQLTRLTWRTPLHTMRLKGRHPLKLLTVADDPFLGDPDRGQALLDGMLAFRGETRNLHELALSRPTFSKPFGEYLHSFAWLRDLSTVTTRTKGAPIAEALMREWIAAHGDVVSDPAWRADMWGRRLLFWVAHAPLILSSGDLVYRSNVLHALARGARHLDRTADRVPLGVPRIAAWCGVLAAGLIIPGGDPRRVFGEAGLTRALDQSVFGDGGTVGRSPLGLLDAIMLLTMLRSTYAARRMEMPDAATAALPRMVSALLGVSHGDRALSSWQGGAPVHPDVMAQVIEATGVRTRPLRQAREWGYQRMSAQASVLIVDAAPPPIARIAEGGCASTLAFEMSDGPNRIIVNCGGARASMAAVPTALAEGLRTTAAHSTLVVDDSNSTAILADGTLGKGVTEVELSRHEADNASRIEASHDGYARRFGFLHRRLLALSNDGRDLRGEDMLLPAGKRRQRDATPFAVRFHLAPDVEIAATSDGQAAILRLPGGAMWQFRARGAALSVEDSVWVNPQGRPVSTEQIVLSGEAAPGGATVSWLLHKAR; this is encoded by the coding sequence GTGAGCGATCTGCCGCCGATCGAGCCCGGCGCCGACGGGATCGAACAGGGAAAGCGGCTGATCCGCCAGGACAGCGACAAGGGATTGTCGCTGTCCGAGCGGATCGCCGAGCAGCTGACGCGGCTGACTTGGCGCACCCCGCTGCACACGATGCGGCTGAAGGGCCGGCATCCGCTCAAGCTGCTCACCGTTGCCGACGATCCGTTCCTGGGTGATCCCGATCGCGGGCAGGCATTGCTCGACGGGATGCTGGCGTTTCGCGGCGAGACGCGCAATCTGCACGAGCTCGCGCTGTCGCGGCCGACCTTCTCGAAGCCGTTCGGCGAATATCTGCACAGCTTCGCTTGGCTGCGCGACCTGTCGACGGTGACGACGCGTACCAAGGGCGCGCCGATCGCCGAGGCGTTGATGCGCGAATGGATCGCCGCGCATGGCGACGTCGTCTCCGATCCCGCCTGGCGCGCCGATATGTGGGGCCGGCGGCTGCTGTTCTGGGTCGCGCATGCGCCGTTGATCCTGTCGAGCGGCGATCTGGTGTATCGATCGAACGTGCTCCACGCCTTGGCGCGCGGGGCGCGGCATCTCGATCGCACCGCTGACAGGGTGCCGCTTGGGGTGCCGCGGATCGCGGCGTGGTGCGGTGTCCTCGCGGCGGGGCTGATCATTCCCGGCGGCGACCCGCGGCGAGTGTTCGGCGAGGCGGGGCTGACCCGCGCGCTCGATCAGTCGGTGTTCGGGGACGGCGGTACTGTCGGGCGCTCGCCGCTCGGGCTGCTCGACGCGATCATGCTGCTGACGATGCTGCGCTCGACCTATGCCGCGCGGCGGATGGAGATGCCCGATGCCGCGACCGCCGCGCTGCCGCGGATGGTGAGCGCGCTGTTAGGCGTCAGCCATGGCGATCGTGCGCTGTCGAGCTGGCAGGGCGGCGCACCGGTGCACCCCGATGTGATGGCGCAGGTGATCGAGGCGACGGGGGTGCGCACGCGTCCGCTGCGCCAGGCGCGCGAATGGGGCTACCAGCGGATGAGCGCGCAGGCGTCGGTGCTGATCGTCGACGCCGCGCCGCCGCCGATCGCGCGGATCGCCGAGGGCGGCTGCGCTTCGACGCTGGCGTTCGAAATGTCCGATGGGCCGAACCGGATCATCGTCAATTGCGGCGGCGCCCGCGCGTCGATGGCGGCGGTGCCGACCGCGCTCGCCGAGGGGTTGCGGACCACTGCTGCGCATTCGACTTTGGTGGTCGACGACAGCAATTCGACTGCGATCCTCGCCGACGGTACGCTGGGCAAGGGCGTGACCGAGGTCGAATTGAGCCGGCACGAGGCCGACAATGCCAGCCGGATCGAGGCGAGCCATGACGGCTATGCGCGGCGCTTCGGCTTTCTCCACCGCCGGCTGCTCGCGCTGTCGAACGACGGGCGCGACCTGCGCGGCGAGGATATGTTGCTCCCCGCGGGAAAACGCCGCCAGCGCGATGCGACGCCCTTCGCGGTGCGCTTCCACCTTGCCCCCGATGTCGAGATCGCCGCGACCAGCGACGGGCAGGCAGCGATCCTGCGGCTGCCCGGCGGCGCGATGTGGCAGTTCCGCGCGCGCGGCGCCGCCTTGAGCGTCGAGGACAGCGTCTGGGTGAACCCGCAGGGCCGCCCGGTATCGACCGAACAGATCGTGCTGTCGGGCGAGGCCGCCCCCGGCGGCGCGACGGTGAGCTGGCTGCTTCACAAGGCGCGCTAG
- the purH gene encoding bifunctional phosphoribosylaminoimidazolecarboxamide formyltransferase/IMP cyclohydrolase, whose protein sequence is MNSIAITRALLSVSDKTGIVDLARTLADRGVELVSTGGTAKALRDAGLAVRDVSELTGFPEMMNGRVKTLHPMVHGGLLAVRDDAEHVAAMTEHGIGAIDLVVVNLYPFEATVARGAGRDEVIENIDIGGPSMVRSAAKNHAHVAIVTDPADYALLAEGSTTLEQRRMLAAKAFAATAAYDSAIAQWFAFADQGETFPATLPLAFTRADELRYGENPHQSAALYLPKGPAARGIAQASQLQGKALSYNNYNDADAALELVSEFRDGPPTVVVVKHANPCGVASADTLLEAYEAAFACDTVSAFGGIVAVNRPLDGATARAIAGIFTEVVAAPDADDEARAIFAAKKNLRLLLTGELPDPARPGLAIKSIAGGLLVQSRDGGRLGELKVVTKRQPTAQELADCRFAWTVAKHVKSNAIVYASGGATAGIGAGQMNRLESARIAAWKARDAAEKAGWAQPRTIGSAVASDAFFPFADGLLAAVEAGATAVIQPGGSIRDDEVIAAADEAGLAMVFTGMRHFRH, encoded by the coding sequence ATGAACAGCATCGCCATCACCCGCGCCCTCCTGTCGGTGTCCGACAAGACCGGCATCGTCGACCTCGCCCGCACGCTCGCCGATCGCGGCGTCGAACTGGTCTCGACCGGCGGCACCGCCAAGGCGCTGCGCGACGCAGGGCTTGCGGTGCGCGACGTGTCCGAGCTGACCGGCTTTCCCGAGATGATGAACGGTCGGGTCAAGACGCTGCACCCGATGGTGCATGGCGGCCTGCTCGCGGTGCGCGACGACGCTGAGCATGTCGCGGCGATGACCGAGCATGGCATCGGCGCGATCGACCTGGTGGTGGTCAATCTCTATCCGTTCGAGGCGACCGTCGCGCGGGGGGCCGGGCGCGACGAGGTGATCGAGAATATCGACATTGGCGGGCCGAGCATGGTGCGGTCGGCAGCCAAGAACCACGCGCATGTCGCGATCGTCACCGATCCCGCCGATTACGCGCTGCTCGCCGAGGGCAGCACGACGCTCGAGCAACGGCGGATGCTGGCGGCCAAGGCCTTCGCCGCGACCGCCGCCTATGATTCGGCGATCGCGCAATGGTTTGCCTTTGCCGATCAGGGTGAGACGTTTCCGGCCACGCTGCCGCTGGCCTTCACCCGCGCCGACGAACTTCGCTATGGCGAGAACCCCCACCAGTCGGCGGCACTGTATCTGCCCAAGGGGCCGGCGGCGCGCGGGATCGCGCAGGCGAGCCAGCTGCAGGGCAAGGCGCTGAGCTACAACAACTATAACGACGCCGATGCCGCGCTCGAACTGGTGAGCGAATTCCGCGACGGGCCGCCGACGGTGGTGGTCGTCAAGCACGCCAATCCTTGCGGGGTGGCGAGCGCCGACACGCTGCTCGAAGCCTATGAAGCGGCGTTCGCGTGCGACACGGTGTCGGCGTTCGGCGGGATCGTTGCGGTCAACCGACCGCTCGACGGCGCGACGGCGCGGGCGATTGCGGGGATCTTCACCGAGGTCGTCGCCGCGCCCGATGCCGATGACGAGGCGCGCGCGATCTTTGCCGCCAAGAAGAATCTGCGGTTGTTGCTGACCGGCGAGCTGCCCGATCCGGCGCGCCCCGGGCTGGCGATCAAGTCGATCGCGGGCGGGCTGCTGGTGCAGTCGCGCGATGGTGGGCGTCTGGGCGAGCTCAAGGTGGTGACCAAGCGCCAGCCGACGGCGCAGGAACTCGCCGATTGCCGCTTTGCCTGGACGGTGGCCAAGCATGTGAAGTCGAACGCCATCGTCTATGCCAGCGGCGGCGCGACCGCGGGGATCGGCGCGGGGCAGATGAACCGGCTCGAGAGCGCGCGGATCGCCGCGTGGAAGGCGCGCGACGCCGCCGAGAAGGCGGGCTGGGCGCAGCCGCGGACGATCGGCTCGGCGGTGGCGTCGGATGCGTTCTTCCCGTTTGCCGATGGCTTGCTGGCGGCGGTCGAGGCTGGCGCGACCGCGGTGATCCAGCCGGGCGGCTCGATCCGCGACGACGAGGTGATCGCCGCTGCGGACGAGGCCGGGCTGGCGATGGTGTTTACCGGGATGCGGCATTTCCGGCACTGA
- a CDS encoding lipopolysaccharide biosynthesis protein produces MTDNLLPADENIAALAKGGRTNILGFVLRLAARLPFLFIAGRVYGPEIVGRFAIAVLVVELAALLATLGLKRGLAQALSSTDRPHAHVVWDALVVAFIASMIGSAVLIAFPQVMYPNSAVIGFERLLPFVVVAIAWSDVMLAALAYRHNVKAAVTARAVIEPWTISIAAWALSYISSRDGLILAYVLSMVAALAASMVPFVKTYGLPQGWQPRLGPMFALARRNAPLAGADAIEWGSRNVDRFILGLLFAPSIVGIYYMAQQVASLPQKLKTSFDPILGPVITHSLAVGDKGAVARQIRQVGFWIMAAQAGLALVGSIPAEGVMGVVGPEFVAGAGALCFLLVAEVLAANGSVSEAGLVYIARHRNLMISGALLGFQVALSFALIFVARNMGLTEAYQAAAPALALALSLGLGSIVKSRLLARLLGASVSAWRWPFTWAVLATAIVGWAFVQLPDRLEWAEMLIGIPVMLLVYCFVIWRWAFGPEDRTLFQKAPPPAAAPGAL; encoded by the coding sequence ATGACCGACAATCTACTGCCCGCCGACGAGAATATCGCGGCGCTGGCGAAGGGCGGACGCACCAACATCCTGGGCTTCGTGCTTCGCCTCGCCGCGCGGCTGCCCTTCCTGTTCATCGCGGGCCGTGTCTATGGCCCCGAGATTGTCGGCCGCTTCGCGATCGCGGTGCTGGTGGTCGAGCTTGCCGCGTTGCTTGCGACCCTGGGGCTCAAGCGCGGCCTCGCCCAGGCCTTGTCGTCGACCGACCGACCGCACGCGCATGTCGTGTGGGACGCGCTGGTGGTGGCGTTCATCGCATCGATGATCGGATCGGCGGTGCTGATCGCCTTCCCGCAGGTGATGTACCCCAACAGCGCGGTGATCGGCTTCGAGCGGCTGTTGCCCTTCGTCGTCGTCGCGATCGCCTGGTCCGACGTGATGCTCGCGGCGCTTGCCTATCGCCACAACGTCAAGGCAGCGGTCACCGCGCGCGCGGTGATCGAACCCTGGACGATCAGCATCGCCGCCTGGGCCTTGTCCTACATCTCGTCGCGCGACGGGTTGATCCTTGCCTATGTGCTGTCGATGGTCGCGGCGCTTGCCGCATCGATGGTGCCGTTCGTCAAAACCTATGGCCTGCCGCAAGGCTGGCAGCCGCGATTGGGGCCGATGTTCGCGCTCGCGCGCCGCAACGCGCCGCTGGCGGGCGCCGACGCGATCGAATGGGGATCGCGCAACGTCGATCGCTTCATCCTCGGCCTGCTCTTCGCGCCGAGCATCGTCGGCATCTATTACATGGCGCAGCAGGTCGCCTCGCTGCCGCAGAAATTAAAGACCAGCTTCGACCCGATCCTGGGGCCGGTGATCACCCATTCGCTTGCGGTGGGCGACAAGGGCGCGGTGGCGCGGCAGATCCGCCAGGTCGGCTTCTGGATCATGGCGGCGCAAGCCGGGCTCGCGCTGGTCGGCAGCATCCCCGCCGAGGGGGTGATGGGCGTCGTCGGCCCCGAATTCGTCGCGGGCGCGGGAGCGCTGTGCTTCCTGCTCGTCGCCGAAGTGCTCGCGGCCAACGGATCGGTGTCCGAAGCCGGGCTCGTCTATATCGCGCGCCACCGCAACCTGATGATCTCGGGAGCGCTGTTGGGGTTCCAGGTGGCGCTGAGCTTCGCGCTGATCTTCGTCGCGCGCAATATGGGGCTGACCGAGGCCTATCAGGCCGCCGCGCCTGCACTGGCGCTGGCATTGTCGCTCGGGCTCGGCTCGATCGTGAAGTCGCGATTGCTCGCGCGGCTGCTCGGTGCGTCGGTATCGGCGTGGCGCTGGCCCTTCACCTGGGCGGTGCTAGCGACCGCGATCGTCGGCTGGGCCTTCGTCCAGCTGCCCGACCGGCTCGAATGGGCCGAGATGCTGATCGGCATTCCGGTGATGCTGCTGGTCTATTGCTTCGTCATCTGGCGCTGGGCGTTCGGCCCCGAAGACCGGACGCTGTTCCAAAAGGCACCGCCGCCGGCGGCGGCACCAGGCGCACTCTAG